A portion of the Branchiostoma floridae strain S238N-H82 unplaced genomic scaffold, Bfl_VNyyK Sc7u5tJ_1421, whole genome shotgun sequence genome contains these proteins:
- the LOC118407545 gene encoding uncharacterized protein LOC118407545: MERRATRRRLKRNVLSRVAVWVTCCLFWLFVYNLSTVHSHGHVSKQANNISQLMKMMVNLSGQRSDPANEENCIRVLSLDEFIHLSLIPAFLIVLVLSLCQRRANAEPGSWCGGRPGLLV, encoded by the exons ATGGAACGTCGCGCCACCAGAAGGAGGCTAAAGCGGAACGTCTTGA GTCGAGTCGCTGTCTGGGTCACGTGTTGTTTGTTCTGGTTGTTTGTTTACAACCTGAGCACGGTACACAGCCATGGTCACGTGAGCAAACAGGCGAACAACATCAG TCAGCTGATGAAGATGATGGTGAACttgtcaggtcagaggtcagaccCAGCCAATGAGGAGAACTGCATCCGGGTTCTCAGTCTGGACGAGTTCATCCACCTGTCACTCATTCCTGCC TTTCTGATCGTCTTGGTGCTGAGCCTGTGTCAGCGGAGAGCCAACGCCGAGCCGGGCAGCTGGTGTGGGGGAAGGCCTGGGCTGCTGGTGTGA